From one Luteipulveratus mongoliensis genomic stretch:
- a CDS encoding potassium channel family protein produces the protein MTERARRAARWERWSEWPLLVLAVAFLVAYAVPVLDVGISPSLRRTCDVVQWVAWAAFAVDYVVRLVLAEHRARWAATHALDLVVIALPLLRPLRLLRLVALLNVVNRHATIGLRGRVVAYLVGGAVLLSFLAALAVLDAERHGAEPNIQTFGDAWWWSITTMTTVGYGDRFPTTGDGRLIGVGLMIGGITLLGSVTATLASWLSDRVRAEADADVDALTQEIRALRLEIAALNERSGGEPDQASHGVR, from the coding sequence ATGACGGAACGAGCGCGTCGAGCAGCCCGCTGGGAGCGGTGGAGCGAGTGGCCGCTGCTCGTCCTCGCCGTCGCCTTCTTGGTGGCCTACGCGGTGCCGGTTCTCGACGTCGGGATCTCGCCGTCTCTCAGACGCACATGCGACGTCGTGCAGTGGGTGGCGTGGGCAGCGTTCGCGGTGGACTACGTCGTACGCCTGGTCCTGGCTGAGCATCGCGCCCGCTGGGCGGCCACTCATGCTCTCGACCTCGTCGTGATCGCCCTGCCCTTGCTACGCCCACTACGGCTGCTCCGTCTCGTCGCTCTGCTGAACGTGGTCAACAGGCACGCCACGATTGGTCTCCGCGGTCGCGTCGTCGCCTATCTCGTCGGCGGCGCCGTGCTGCTGTCGTTCCTCGCTGCCCTTGCCGTACTCGACGCCGAACGGCACGGCGCCGAGCCCAACATTCAAACGTTCGGCGACGCGTGGTGGTGGTCGATCACCACCATGACGACAGTTGGCTACGGCGACCGCTTTCCGACGACTGGTGACGGTCGACTTATCGGCGTCGGCCTCATGATCGGCGGGATCACCCTTCTCGGCAGTGTCACGGCGACGCTCGCATCGTGGCTTTCCGACCGCGTACGGGCCGAAGCTGATGCCGATGTCGACGCACTCACCCAGGAGATCCGGGCACTACGCCTCGAGATCGCAGCGCTCAACGAGCGCTCCGGAGGTGAGCCCGACCAAGCGAGCCATGGCGTTCGCTGA
- a CDS encoding helix-turn-helix domain-containing protein, with translation MREEAGLSGSEVARSIGWSQPKLSRIETGRFGASLHELALLLDFYGVAEEVRAELLARTARRGELGGAWVVRAGGSRRRQSEVGAVESRVERLQQYQMATIPGLLQVPAYTRAVAAAMGLADTDAIAERRAERQADFRSRDAVPYEVVLDARALTRWPGLDSVMVDQLSHLTALDQQHLVLRVLPDGSGAQAVAMSSFLIYTFPNEQPAVVMSEAQTADLYLSDEGDVAAFRGLFERLVNEALSVEETQAYLRRRLRSLRNRSDHDGEDRRGQ, from the coding sequence ATGCGCGAAGAGGCTGGACTCTCAGGCTCAGAGGTCGCCCGCTCGATCGGCTGGTCGCAACCGAAGCTGTCGCGAATCGAGACGGGGCGATTCGGTGCATCCCTGCACGAGCTGGCGCTCCTGCTGGACTTCTACGGCGTGGCCGAAGAAGTGCGGGCAGAACTTCTTGCACGCACCGCCCGACGTGGAGAGCTCGGTGGGGCGTGGGTCGTGCGAGCGGGAGGATCTCGCAGGCGACAGAGCGAAGTTGGCGCTGTTGAGAGCCGGGTCGAACGACTGCAGCAGTACCAGATGGCGACGATCCCGGGACTCCTGCAAGTGCCGGCATACACACGAGCAGTGGCCGCTGCAATGGGCCTCGCCGACACGGACGCAATCGCCGAACGGCGGGCCGAACGACAGGCTGACTTCCGCTCGCGCGATGCCGTGCCTTACGAAGTCGTTCTGGACGCACGAGCACTGACCCGTTGGCCCGGCCTCGACTCCGTGATGGTGGATCAGCTCAGCCACCTCACTGCCCTTGACCAGCAGCATCTCGTCCTCCGCGTGCTGCCCGACGGCTCTGGCGCTCAAGCCGTCGCGATGTCGTCATTCCTGATCTACACCTTCCCGAACGAGCAGCCCGCCGTTGTCATGTCAGAGGCACAGACCGCGGACCTGTATCTCTCAGATGAAGGCGACGTAGCGGCATTTCGAGGACTCTTCGAACGTCTGGTCAATGAGGCCCTGTCGGTGGAGGAGACGCAGGCGTACCTACGGCGACGACTCCGTAGCCTTCGGAATCGCTCGGATCATGACGGTGAGGACAGGCGAGGCCAGTGA
- a CDS encoding GNAT family N-acetyltransferase translates to MIRSDILDVYADVRAPVLHLPNYAVTAFGERLDRHGADPGFTALLAYADEQPVGYAYANTIEHGDRYWQRTSPTPAQAYTSRTTLALKEIGVRESWRKTGTARRIHDAVLATGDEPYVTLMVNSAAGDGKVHALYESWGYENIGTSQPSLASPVLTVMIRAIPKATESSP, encoded by the coding sequence GTGATCCGCAGCGACATCCTCGATGTGTATGCCGACGTCCGCGCGCCAGTGCTCCACCTCCCGAACTACGCGGTCACTGCGTTCGGTGAACGGCTGGACCGGCACGGCGCAGACCCTGGGTTCACGGCGCTCCTCGCATACGCCGACGAACAGCCAGTCGGATACGCCTACGCCAACACCATCGAGCACGGCGACCGGTACTGGCAGCGTACGAGCCCGACTCCGGCACAGGCGTACACATCGCGAACTACCTTGGCTTTGAAGGAGATTGGGGTGCGGGAGAGTTGGCGGAAGACGGGCACCGCCCGGCGGATCCACGACGCGGTGCTCGCGACCGGTGATGAGCCGTACGTCACGCTGATGGTCAACTCGGCTGCCGGCGACGGGAAGGTCCATGCGCTCTACGAGTCATGGGGATACGAGAACATCGGGACGAGCCAGCCGTCACTGGCCTCGCCTGTCCTCACCGTCATGATCCGAGCGATTCCGAAGGCTACGGAGTCGTCGCCGTAG
- the cutA gene encoding divalent-cation tolerance protein CutA — protein sequence MSQSSQPDQDAPRPGASGQTVGGTEPSDFLEVSTATETKDAAVELARIAVEGHLAAGAQITGPITSTFWHLDAFGTGEEWRLVLRTHVSRFEELRSALVEHHPWTNPEVVAMRIAMGSPEYLEWIRNATDPSEDS from the coding sequence ATGAGTCAGTCGAGCCAACCAGATCAGGACGCCCCACGGCCGGGCGCCAGCGGCCAGACCGTCGGTGGCACCGAACCGTCAGACTTCCTGGAAGTCAGTACGGCAACCGAAACCAAAGATGCCGCCGTAGAACTTGCCCGTATTGCGGTTGAGGGCCACCTCGCCGCAGGAGCCCAAATTACGGGCCCGATTACATCGACCTTCTGGCACCTCGATGCGTTCGGCACCGGCGAGGAATGGCGGCTTGTTCTTCGCACGCACGTGAGTCGCTTCGAGGAGCTACGGAGCGCTCTGGTTGAGCACCACCCGTGGACCAATCCGGAGGTTGTGGCAATGAGAATTGCTATGGGTTCGCCGGAATATTTGGAGTGGATCCGGAATGCCACCGACCCGAGCGAAGATTCTTAG
- a CDS encoding twin-arginine translocation signal domain-containing protein, translating to MRDALARHDFGQVFAISRKWAGISYSKTGAACGIKPERVGTLARGLGAITSFEKIVQIADALLIPGHMVGLAPRAWENVLQSTANGEAPAIPMLDGDECVFRRDFIKSGAVLGASVVVGGPAGSGIRRIGSDVPARLRQRTARLRRLDNVLGGGDTFRIYLAEYRATKKKINEGTYSEATGRSLISVLAEQAQQAGWAAFDAGEQDKAVRLYQASQVAAEAAGESLLVGNALAFLAYEQIQSDPREAVRLATASCEAAGAAAVGSAGALLHERRAWTHAVAGNACEAERALDTARSVHASESGEPDPDWSTWVDETELQIMAGRCWTELRRPLRAVPILESVLETFDDAYARDKALYTSWLADSYLSAGEVEESAAAANRVLDLSAGVASVRPRRQLARVIQNLAEHSEIGAVSQVLDKARAS from the coding sequence ATGCGGGATGCCCTTGCCCGGCACGACTTCGGGCAGGTGTTCGCAATCTCCCGGAAGTGGGCAGGGATCAGCTACTCCAAAACTGGGGCAGCCTGTGGCATCAAGCCCGAACGCGTCGGAACGCTGGCACGCGGCTTGGGCGCCATTACGTCTTTCGAGAAGATCGTCCAGATCGCCGACGCGCTCCTCATACCTGGACACATGGTTGGTCTCGCCCCACGAGCGTGGGAGAACGTGCTGCAGAGCACTGCCAACGGAGAGGCGCCCGCCATTCCGATGCTGGACGGAGATGAGTGCGTGTTCCGAAGGGACTTCATCAAGTCGGGCGCCGTTCTCGGTGCCAGCGTGGTTGTTGGGGGTCCAGCGGGTAGCGGAATCCGTCGCATAGGTTCTGATGTTCCCGCCAGACTTCGACAGCGCACGGCTCGCTTGCGACGACTCGACAATGTGCTGGGCGGAGGCGATACGTTCCGTATCTATCTCGCTGAGTACCGGGCAACGAAGAAGAAAATCAACGAAGGGACCTACTCCGAGGCAACGGGACGCAGCTTGATTTCAGTCCTGGCGGAGCAGGCCCAGCAGGCCGGGTGGGCAGCGTTTGATGCAGGCGAGCAAGATAAGGCTGTACGCCTATATCAAGCAAGCCAAGTCGCGGCAGAGGCCGCGGGTGAATCCCTGCTGGTGGGCAACGCTCTCGCCTTCCTCGCGTACGAACAGATCCAGTCGGATCCGCGTGAAGCTGTGCGACTCGCCACCGCGTCCTGCGAGGCGGCCGGCGCGGCGGCCGTCGGGTCGGCTGGTGCTTTGCTGCATGAACGCCGCGCTTGGACGCATGCCGTAGCTGGCAACGCGTGTGAAGCGGAGCGGGCGTTGGACACAGCACGATCCGTTCACGCTTCTGAAAGCGGCGAGCCTGATCCTGATTGGTCGACATGGGTGGACGAGACCGAACTGCAGATCATGGCCGGTCGATGTTGGACGGAACTGCGTCGGCCCTTGCGGGCCGTCCCGATTCTCGAGAGCGTCCTTGAGACCTTCGATGACGCGTACGCTCGAGATAAGGCCCTATACACGTCTTGGCTGGCAGATTCCTACCTGAGTGCTGGAGAGGTCGAAGAGTCTGCTGCAGCTGCGAACCGGGTTCTCGATCTCTCGGCAGGAGTTGCCTCCGTCCGACCGCGGCGCCAGCTCGCGCGGGTCATCCAGAACCTCGCGGAGCATTCAGAAATTGGTGCGGTCTCTCAGGTTCTAGACAAGGCTCGAGCGAGCTAA
- a CDS encoding WhiB family transcriptional regulator, which yields MSAPIDLAPAPPLSLVVLALCTGSDDPDRWWPTRRASRTKHRTYAARVCAGCPVRRACLEYALAAGHEFGVWGGLSEHDRRGLQRRPR from the coding sequence ATGAGCGCGCCGATCGACCTCGCGCCGGCACCACCACTCTCGCTCGTGGTCCTGGCTTTGTGCACCGGCAGCGATGACCCGGACCGGTGGTGGCCGACGAGACGCGCCAGTCGTACCAAGCACCGCACCTACGCAGCCAGAGTCTGCGCCGGCTGCCCGGTGAGAAGAGCGTGCCTGGAGTACGCCCTGGCCGCGGGGCATGAGTTCGGTGTCTGGGGCGGCCTCAGCGAGCACGACCGACGCGGCCTGCAGAGGCGACCGCGATGA
- a CDS encoding type II toxin-antitoxin system Y4mF family antitoxin encodes MTSLGESVRTRRRDLHLGQEELAELADVSERFVREVERDKPTVRLDKLTSLLDALGLELRVEIRGS; translated from the coding sequence ATGACGAGCCTGGGTGAGTCAGTGCGTACGCGGCGCCGAGACCTCCACCTCGGCCAGGAAGAGCTGGCGGAACTGGCCGACGTCTCCGAGAGGTTCGTCCGCGAGGTCGAGCGCGACAAGCCAACCGTGCGCCTGGACAAGCTCACTTCGTTGCTCGATGCGCTCGGTCTTGAGCTGCGCGTCGAGATCCGAGGCAGCTGA
- a CDS encoding type II toxin-antitoxin system HipA family toxin — protein sequence MGAPDPRDVAVADVYKAGRLAATLTRDSGGTTFAYLPAYLASGAPAVATTLPLSEEPRHSVGGAVPAYFAGLLPEGRRLTNLRQTVKTSADDELSLLLAVGRDPVGDVQVFPHGVEPSLPESPVVTSGSFADLDFTDLLADSGIVDPSALAGAQDKVSGRMLTVPLAHQGRAHLLKLNPPEYPHVVENEAYFLAVARRLRHPVAEAEVVHDRNGRAGLLVTRFDRSLDGDVLVAHAVEDASQLLDRHPADKYTVTSEAVAQRIGEVSAARSLALRAVFTQLAFAWATGNGDLHAKNISVLRRGSEWQVVPIYDIPSTIPYADHTAALSLAGRRDGFSRKRFLTFADTIGLPERAAVRALDEVLRATEPVIEGIDGGAVPFDTRRQRDLVRGLKRRRANLGGSG from the coding sequence ATGGGCGCCCCCGACCCACGGGACGTCGCAGTCGCTGACGTCTACAAGGCCGGCCGGCTGGCTGCGACTCTCACGAGGGACTCGGGCGGTACGACGTTCGCCTACTTGCCGGCGTACCTCGCGTCGGGCGCTCCTGCCGTCGCGACAACGCTGCCCCTGAGCGAGGAGCCTCGACACTCTGTGGGGGGCGCCGTGCCGGCGTACTTCGCCGGTCTGCTTCCCGAGGGGCGGCGGCTCACCAACCTGCGCCAGACAGTCAAGACGTCAGCGGACGACGAATTGTCCTTGCTGTTGGCCGTCGGACGCGATCCGGTGGGCGACGTGCAGGTGTTCCCACATGGAGTCGAGCCATCGCTCCCGGAGAGCCCCGTAGTCACCTCGGGATCATTCGCGGACCTGGACTTCACCGACCTGCTCGCCGACTCCGGCATCGTCGACCCGTCGGCTCTGGCCGGCGCGCAGGACAAGGTGTCTGGCCGGATGCTGACCGTGCCACTCGCGCATCAGGGTCGTGCTCATCTGCTCAAGCTGAACCCACCGGAGTACCCGCACGTCGTTGAGAACGAGGCGTACTTCCTGGCAGTTGCCCGACGATTGCGACACCCGGTCGCGGAGGCGGAGGTCGTGCACGACCGCAACGGTCGGGCGGGCCTCCTCGTGACCCGCTTCGACAGGTCCCTCGATGGGGATGTGCTGGTCGCCCACGCGGTCGAGGATGCCTCGCAGCTGCTGGACCGGCATCCGGCGGACAAGTACACCGTGACTTCGGAGGCCGTCGCGCAACGCATCGGCGAGGTCTCCGCCGCCCGATCACTAGCACTACGAGCAGTTTTCACGCAGCTTGCCTTCGCCTGGGCAACCGGCAACGGCGACCTACACGCCAAGAACATCTCGGTCCTCCGCCGCGGATCCGAGTGGCAGGTCGTCCCGATCTACGACATCCCCTCGACCATCCCGTACGCCGACCACACGGCTGCACTCTCGCTCGCCGGTCGACGAGATGGCTTCTCCCGCAAGCGTTTTCTCACCTTCGCGGACACGATCGGGTTGCCTGAGCGTGCTGCCGTGAGGGCTCTCGACGAGGTGCTGCGAGCGACCGAGCCAGTGATTGAGGGAATCGATGGCGGGGCCGTGCCGTTCGACACCCGCCGCCAACGCGACCTGGTCCGCGGGCTCAAGCGTCGGCGCGCAAACCTTGGGGGCTCGGGATAG
- a CDS encoding DUF4262 domain-containing protein: MNDLQEQAWLDQEDANVRDCVRTYGCFLTYVLAGRKETSTSFCYTTGLFGIGHPELIVFGLSQATAGGLLNLCYARVRDGHDLMPGEIFSFAGAPERVRVEVFPRPGDVLYTANRFYERPDEFSVPAYQLTWDVEGAFPEDAGYPYGPHVQPAPGTFVLDEDDECGCGCGC, from the coding sequence GTGAACGACTTGCAAGAGCAGGCGTGGCTGGACCAAGAGGACGCCAACGTCAGGGACTGCGTCCGCACATATGGGTGCTTTCTGACCTATGTGCTCGCCGGCCGGAAGGAGACCAGCACGAGCTTTTGCTACACGACAGGTCTGTTCGGGATCGGCCACCCGGAGCTGATTGTGTTCGGGCTGTCACAAGCTACGGCTGGCGGTCTGCTGAACCTCTGCTACGCACGGGTGCGCGACGGACACGATCTGATGCCTGGCGAGATCTTCTCCTTCGCTGGTGCGCCCGAGCGGGTGCGAGTCGAGGTGTTTCCTCGACCTGGTGATGTGCTCTACACCGCCAATCGGTTCTATGAGCGACCCGACGAGTTCTCGGTCCCGGCATATCAACTCACCTGGGACGTGGAAGGCGCCTTTCCGGAAGATGCCGGCTATCCGTATGGACCGCATGTACAGCCAGCGCCGGGGACATTCGTTCTCGATGAGGACGACGAGTGTGGCTGTGGCTGTGGCTGCTGA
- a CDS encoding UPF0158 family protein, with the protein MPEPEPVALGEVRRTTVAGDAAGLIEALRNRSIDDALQQVGGAVQTVYLAEPSDRRDALAPYVLTIAQRLGMRAWEGDEILADQLLRLLSGKPADGTSLRVDLDELTDALSHSGEEEGAYVDRTTGEVVPAFVTNEGTVGEDDAIDVEGEQWLYLDREQSEWQDMADFAASVTEPDVRRALEHAIHGKGGFSRFRSAVHEHDVNRRWQVYSSDRVWGRAREVLLTHGIRAV; encoded by the coding sequence ATGCCGGAGCCGGAGCCGGTCGCTCTCGGTGAGGTCCGGCGTACGACTGTGGCCGGTGACGCGGCGGGCCTCATCGAGGCGTTGCGCAACCGCTCCATCGATGACGCGCTCCAGCAGGTGGGCGGTGCGGTTCAGACGGTTTATCTCGCCGAGCCCTCAGACCGGCGGGACGCGCTCGCGCCCTATGTCCTCACCATCGCGCAGCGGTTGGGGATGCGCGCGTGGGAAGGCGACGAGATCTTGGCCGATCAGCTGTTGCGTCTCCTGAGTGGCAAGCCTGCCGACGGCACATCGCTGCGCGTTGACCTGGATGAGCTCACCGATGCGCTGTCTCACTCCGGGGAGGAAGAGGGCGCGTACGTCGACCGAACGACCGGCGAGGTCGTTCCGGCGTTCGTAACCAACGAAGGGACCGTCGGTGAGGATGACGCCATTGACGTCGAGGGCGAGCAATGGTTGTACCTCGACCGTGAGCAGTCGGAATGGCAGGACATGGCCGACTTCGCGGCATCCGTGACTGAGCCGGATGTGCGTCGGGCGCTCGAGCATGCGATCCATGGCAAGGGTGGGTTCTCGCGGTTCCGATCAGCGGTCCACGAGCACGACGTGAACCGTCGGTGGCAGGTGTACTCATCGGACCGCGTGTGGGGCCGGGCGCGAGAAGTGTTGCTAACTCACGGGATTCGTGCCGTCTGA
- a CDS encoding SRPBCC domain-containing protein, with protein MTERRLARSGFTLTRDYPVPVERVWDAFADEDQKLAWWGAGDAIEPGEWAYDFRVGGRDIAEGKFHEGPVSRYVATYTDIVEHVRIVTTYDMWIDGVHMSTSLASLEFEPIEAGTRFTHVEQGVFFDRFWADGAGREEGTRGLLDALGNYLA; from the coding sequence ATGACCGAACGCCGACTGGCCCGCTCCGGGTTCACCTTGACTCGCGACTATCCCGTTCCGGTCGAGCGGGTCTGGGATGCGTTCGCCGACGAGGATCAAAAGCTAGCCTGGTGGGGCGCCGGCGACGCCATCGAGCCCGGCGAGTGGGCGTACGACTTCCGCGTCGGCGGACGTGACATCGCTGAGGGCAAGTTCCACGAGGGTCCGGTCTCGCGGTACGTGGCCACCTACACCGACATCGTCGAGCACGTTCGCATCGTGACGACCTACGACATGTGGATCGACGGGGTCCACATGTCAACGTCGTTGGCATCGTTGGAGTTTGAGCCGATCGAGGCGGGCACTCGGTTCACCCACGTTGAGCAGGGCGTGTTCTTCGACCGGTTCTGGGCCGACGGGGCTGGCCGCGAAGAAGGCACCCGAGGACTGCTCGACGCTCTGGGCAACTACCTCGCGTAG
- a CDS encoding dihydrofolate reductase family protein gives MTRVRIDLNISLDGFASTADQSPENPMGEDWGRLTEAYVATRTFQSRVLGNTNGAGTTGVDDAYAVAYFEVVGAEIMGAGMYGLHAFPDDPEWKGWWGDEPPFGCPVYVLTSTAPRPSIPMQGGTTFHFRAAAIEDVLAEATDAAGGQDVRVGGGVSTAREFLRAGLVDQLHVAIAPILLGRGDRLWDDLRGLELTHKVTTEVAESGTTHVTFAR, from the coding sequence ATGACCCGCGTACGGATCGATCTGAACATCTCGCTGGACGGCTTCGCCTCGACCGCCGACCAGTCCCCCGAGAACCCGATGGGCGAGGACTGGGGTCGCCTCACGGAGGCGTACGTCGCGACTCGCACGTTCCAGTCGCGAGTCCTCGGCAACACCAACGGCGCCGGTACGACCGGGGTCGACGACGCGTACGCCGTCGCGTACTTCGAGGTCGTCGGCGCCGAGATCATGGGCGCGGGCATGTACGGCCTGCACGCCTTCCCCGACGACCCGGAGTGGAAGGGCTGGTGGGGCGACGAGCCGCCGTTCGGCTGCCCGGTCTACGTCCTCACCAGCACGGCGCCGCGTCCGTCGATCCCGATGCAGGGCGGCACGACGTTCCACTTCCGCGCCGCCGCGATCGAGGACGTGCTCGCCGAGGCGACCGACGCTGCAGGCGGCCAGGACGTACGCGTGGGCGGCGGTGTCAGCACCGCGCGCGAGTTCCTGCGCGCCGGCCTGGTCGATCAGCTGCACGTCGCGATCGCACCGATCCTGCTCGGTCGGGGCGATCGGCTGTGGGACGACCTGCGCGGCCTCGAGCTCACCCACAAGGTGACGACGGAAGTGGCCGAGAGCGGCACGACCCACGTCACCTTCGCGCGATGA
- a CDS encoding ArsR/SmtB family transcription factor, with amino-acid sequence MPKYYDELDDVIRALADPTRRAVVERLAKSPAVVSELAEPFAMALPSFMQHLRVLEDAGVISSEKHGRVRTVTLRPGALDVLHLWLGQQRTPAEHQAERLGIHLTRKET; translated from the coding sequence ATGCCTAAGTATTACGACGAGCTCGACGACGTGATCCGCGCTCTCGCGGACCCGACGCGTCGGGCTGTCGTGGAGCGGCTGGCGAAGTCGCCGGCCGTCGTGTCCGAGCTGGCGGAGCCGTTCGCCATGGCGCTGCCGTCGTTCATGCAGCACCTGCGCGTCCTTGAGGACGCGGGCGTCATCAGCTCGGAGAAGCACGGCCGTGTCCGCACCGTGACCCTGCGCCCGGGCGCCCTCGACGTCCTGCACCTGTGGCTCGGCCAGCAGCGCACCCCCGCCGAACATCAAGCCGAACGGCTCGGCATCCACCTGACTCGCAAGGAGACCTGA
- a CDS encoding Wadjet anti-phage system protein JetD domain-containing protein, translating to MKNIEAIRDSVRRRLETGWHLDVTGSAEDARWPHTFGLQPPSSADVATHYAQVQDWAHRWHEWAAASPVGLATEPRRIRGIPETLPKSVTVDSVDAAATVAAAGWPRRIATARQRAAVIGEEFPDADVPTALRLAAPLSDVDFGLACDAAAWFRRTDRAEWEQLTPRQVPIEGLHGKWLNTHKPLVRVLASLNKLTLAKRPTRVHFTYADPKHLQTGRAHDSFTLDDVAEPAYEPEVVLICENKDTVVLFPPTPGLIVVEGEGKAAMRLLPQVPWIREASEVIYWGDLDADGYFILNGLKEKLPQVRSMLMDRATYERFERFGSWTDAKGVPLKVGRREPVKDLNDHERSVYESLTDPAWTRTRKVEQERIPLAFATAALARARMH from the coding sequence GTGAAAAACATTGAGGCTATTCGTGATTCGGTCCGGCGCCGACTCGAGACAGGGTGGCATCTGGACGTCACAGGCAGCGCCGAAGACGCACGCTGGCCGCACACGTTCGGGTTGCAGCCACCGTCCAGCGCGGACGTCGCGACCCACTACGCACAGGTGCAGGACTGGGCGCACCGGTGGCACGAGTGGGCGGCTGCTTCGCCGGTCGGCCTGGCCACCGAGCCACGCCGCATCCGCGGCATCCCCGAGACGCTTCCGAAGTCAGTGACGGTCGACTCGGTCGACGCCGCCGCGACGGTCGCTGCGGCCGGCTGGCCCCGACGCATCGCGACAGCCAGGCAGCGGGCCGCGGTCATCGGCGAGGAGTTCCCGGACGCGGACGTACCGACCGCGTTACGCCTCGCTGCCCCGCTCTCGGACGTCGACTTCGGGCTCGCCTGTGACGCCGCCGCGTGGTTCCGACGCACGGACCGGGCGGAGTGGGAGCAGCTCACCCCTCGCCAGGTGCCCATCGAAGGACTGCACGGGAAGTGGCTGAACACGCACAAGCCTTTGGTCCGCGTGCTCGCGAGTCTGAACAAACTCACCCTCGCCAAGCGTCCAACCCGGGTCCACTTCACCTACGCCGACCCCAAGCACCTGCAGACCGGTCGCGCACACGACTCGTTCACGCTGGACGACGTGGCCGAGCCGGCGTACGAGCCGGAGGTGGTGCTGATCTGTGAAAACAAGGACACGGTGGTGCTCTTCCCGCCGACCCCTGGTCTCATCGTGGTCGAGGGCGAAGGTAAGGCCGCGATGCGCTTGCTTCCCCAGGTTCCATGGATTCGGGAAGCGTCCGAGGTGATCTATTGGGGCGACCTGGACGCCGACGGCTACTTCATCCTCAATGGGCTGAAGGAGAAACTGCCGCAGGTGCGGTCGATGCTCATGGATCGCGCGACCTACGAACGCTTCGAACGTTTTGGGTCATGGACCGACGCCAAGGGCGTGCCGCTGAAGGTGGGCCGGCGCGAGCCGGTCAAGGACCTCAACGATCATGAACGCAGCGTGTACGAGAGCCTCACCGACCCCGCGTGGACGAGGACGCGGAAAGTCGAACAGGAGCGCATCCCGCTGGCGTTCGCGACGGCAGCCCTCGCTCGCGCACGGATGCACTGA